The Candidatus Dadabacteria bacterium genome segment GGAACCGCTTACCTCAAGACCCATGTTGATCAGCACTTCGGCTATGCCGCTCATTCCTATGCCGCCTATACCGATGAAATGAACTTTATTTATCTTGCCGTACATTCGATTACCCGATTATATGCTCGATTTCGTCTACAATTTCCCGGACGGCATGTGGCCGCGCGAGTTTTCTCGAGTTTTCCGCCATGCGATCGAGGGTTTCCTGTTCAAGGGTTTTCTCAATAACCGCGCAAAGACCTTCGACCGAAAGTTCCTTTTCCTCAATCACCGCTGCCGCCGCGTTTGACTCCAGGATCCTGGCGTTTTTCAGCTGGTGGTCATGCGTGGAGGAGGCAAGCGGGATCAGTATTGACGGTATGCCGAACGCCGTTATCTCGGACAGCGTTCCGGAGCCGGCTCTGCAGATCACGAGATCCGTTTTTTCATATATCCGCGACATGTCGTCTGTAAATCCGAACACTTCGGCCGAAATGCCGAACTGACGGTAAGTTTCCCTCACACTTTCTATGTGGACTTCCCCGGTCTGATGGGTCACGTCTACCCGCGTGCCGAGTTTTGCCAGTGACTGGGGAACGATTTCGTTCAGTTTCCGCGCTCCCTGGCTTCCTCCGAGTACGAATACGTTTTGCCAGGCGCCTTGGCGGGCTTTTTTCTCCGCGGCCCCACGTGCGAGATCGCGTCTTATGGGATTTCCGGTGAGCACGGTTTTTTCCGCCGGAAGATGCCTTTTGCTTTCTTCGAAAGTTATGAATATCTTGCCGACGAATCTCGAGAGAATTCTGTTGGCAAGCCCCGGGACGGAGTTCTGTTCGCAGACGGCGGTCGGGATGGAACTCATGGAGGCGCAAAGCAGGGTAGGTCCGGATGCGTATCCACCGACTCCTATAACTACATCGGGCCTGAAATCCCTAAGTATCCTGAGGGAACTCAGCATCGCTCCTAGTATTGAAATCACCGCTATCACCTTCTGGGAGAAACTTTTCCCTACAATTCCCCTTGATTTTATGAATTCGACTCTGTATCCTTTCTCTCGAAGAATCATTTTTTCGATTCCCTGTTCGGTGCCCACGAACATAACCTCGTTTCCGCTGTTTCTCTCAAGTATTTCCTCCGCGATTGATATCGCGGGGAATACGTGTCCTCCTGTTCCTCCTCCGGCTATTATCACTCTCATCATTCCTCAGCACTGAATCTAGAGACGCTCAGGATGATTCCGAACGCCGCAAGCGTCGATACAAGAGAGCTTCCTCCGTAGCTTACAAGAGGCAGCGTCAGCCCCGTGGTGGGGAAGAGGCCGACCGCAACTCCCATGTTAAGCGCCGCCTGGAGCGTTATGAGCGCCGTGAAACCAAATACCATGTATCTTGAGAAAGGATCTTCCGCCCGCATGGATATCCTTACGCACCTTCCCAGAATCATGAGGAAAAGCACGATTAACGTTATTACCCCTACGAATCCGAATTCCTCGCCTATTATCGAAAAGATGAAATCCGTGTGGGCCTGGGGAAGGAAAAGCAGTTTCTGGGAACTGTTCCCGAGCCCGCTTCCGTATATTCCGCCGATACCGAAGGCCATGAACGACTGAACGGCCTGGTATCCCGAGCCGAGGGGGTCTTTCCACGGATCTAGGAAGGACATTATTCTCTCCATTCTGTAACCCTCTTTGATGATAGCCAGCACGAGCAGTCCCACGGCCCCGATTCCGATGCTGAGCAGGTGCCGGAGTTTTGCTCCTCCGACAAAGAGCATTATGAAAAGAATTGCCAGAACGAGGAAAGAGGTTCCGAGGTCTGGCCCGGCCAAGATAAGTCCCACGTAGGCACCACCGGCAAGCAGGGGAGAAAATATGCCGATCCAGAAGCTGTCCATCTTGTCCTCCTTCTTGAACAGGAAGTGCGCCATGTAGATGACCAGCATGTACTTGCAGAACTCAGACGGCTGAAACGAGAATCCCCAGACCGAAATCCACCTTCGTCCCCCGCCGACTTCCTTTCCTATTTCAGGCAAAAGCACGATTACGAGTAAAGCGAGTCCGAGCAGATAACCCGGGTAAACCAGCTTTCTTACAAAAGACGGCTTCACGTGCATCAATGTCACCATGGCCGTTATTCCAACGAGAAGATATATGACGTGGAATTTGAGAAACCGCATCGAGTTGTTATAGGTTTCAAGGGAGTATATGGAGCTTGAGTTGTATACGGCCACCACCCCGATTCCCGCCACTATGAGGACGAGCCCGAGGAGCAGTACGTCAAAATCCCTGTTTTTGAAATCAAACATCTCTTACGATCTCCTTAAACAGATTTCCCCTTTCCTCGTATGAGCCGAACATGTCAAAACTTGAACACCCGGGCGAAAACAGGAGCGTGTCTCCAGCATTGGACAGTTCAAAAGCGTTTTGCGTCGCCTCTTTCAGGGAGTCCGCGCATGTTGTCTGCGCTAGGTCGCCCAGTTGGGCGCGCATTTTCTCTCTTGTCTCCCCTATCAGGACCAGGGCTTTTACCTTGCTTGCCACTGCGTCCTTAAGGCAGTTGTAGTCGATTCCTTTGTCCTTTCCTCCGGCAACCAGTATGATCGGCGGGGAGAGGCTCTCAATTGCTCTCAGAGTGGCGAATGGAGTTGTGGATTTTGAGTCGTTGTACACATCTACCCCCCTTGTCGTCAGCACGAATTCCATTCTGTGCGGAAGTGGGCGGAATTCGTTTATGCTTTTCTGCACCGGATCCCGCTGACAGCCCAGTACTCCCGCAACGGCCACCGCTGCCATTATGTTTTCCTTGTTATGTTCTCCGACAAGTGCCGAGTTCCGAAGATAGAAGGAAAGCTCTCCGAACACTATTTCATCTTCCTTGCAGTAGACGTCGGTTTTCTCTTGCCCAGTTCCGAAAGATATTTTTTTTGCCCTGAAGCTGTCCGAGCCCTTAAGCACCGCCGGATCGTCCGCATTGAATACTGCCCAGTCATTTTCTTTCTGGTTTGCGAAAAGCCCGAGCTTAGCCGCTTCGTATTCTTCCATGCTCGAATGGTGGTCTAGGTGGTTCGGTGATATGTTGAGGATTACCGCGATGTGGGGAGAAAAATCCTTTATTCCCTGGAGCTGAAAGCTGCTGAGTTCAAGCAGCAGGAAGTCGTATTCGTCGTCTTTTTCAGCTACCGATATAAGGGGCGTTCCTATATTTCCTCCCGTAAAGATTTTTATTCCGCTTCGTTTGAGCATTTCCGAGAGAAGGGACGTGGTCGTTGTCTTTCCGTTTGTTCCCGTTATGCCTATTACCGGTTTTGATAAGAAGTTCCACGCAAGCTCGATTTCGCTTATTACCGTTTTTCCCGCTACTTGGGCGTTCCTGATCTCGGGAAGATCGAACCTTACCCCTGGACTCAGTACTATCGTATCGGCCCATTCGAAGAATTCGGGTGCGTGAGTCCCGCAGCGGATTTCCACGCCTCCCGCCGCGAGTTTCTCCACCACGGGTCGGAGTTCCCCGGCTTCCCTCGAGTCTGTTGCTTTCACCGAGGCTCCTTTGGAGTGGAGGAATTTTGAAGTTTCTACTCCGGTTATCCCGAGCCCCACGATCAAGAATCTGTTTTCGTCGAGATCCATTTGGTCACCTTATCTTTAGACTTGAAAGAGCGAGGATAGAAAGAACCACGCATATTATCCAGAAACGCACCACCACCTTCGATTCCGCCCATCCGGCAAGCTCGAAATGGTGATGAAGGGGCGTCATCCTGAAAACCCTCTTGCCTGTAGAGCGAAACGAGATCACCTGGATTATCACCGAAAGCGTTTCCACGAAGAATATTCCCCCTGCCACTATCAGGAGTATTTCCTGCTTTATCATCAGGGCGCTGAATCCTATAGCCGCTCCCAGCGAAAGGGAACCCACGTCTCCCATG includes the following:
- the ftsW gene encoding putative lipid II flippase FtsW, producing the protein MFDFKNRDFDVLLLGLVLIVAGIGVVAVYNSSSIYSLETYNNSMRFLKFHVIYLLVGITAMVTLMHVKPSFVRKLVYPGYLLGLALLVIVLLPEIGKEVGGGRRWISVWGFSFQPSEFCKYMLVIYMAHFLFKKEDKMDSFWIGIFSPLLAGGAYVGLILAGPDLGTSFLVLAILFIMLFVGGAKLRHLLSIGIGAVGLLVLAIIKEGYRMERIMSFLDPWKDPLGSGYQAVQSFMAFGIGGIYGSGLGNSSQKLLFLPQAHTDFIFSIIGEEFGFVGVITLIVLFLMILGRCVRISMRAEDPFSRYMVFGFTALITLQAALNMGVAVGLFPTTGLTLPLVSYGGSSLVSTLAAFGIILSVSRFSAEE
- the murD gene encoding UDP-N-acetylmuramoyl-L-alanine--D-glutamate ligase, with product MDLDENRFLIVGLGITGVETSKFLHSKGASVKATDSREAGELRPVVEKLAAGGVEIRCGTHAPEFFEWADTIVLSPGVRFDLPEIRNAQVAGKTVISEIELAWNFLSKPVIGITGTNGKTTTTSLLSEMLKRSGIKIFTGGNIGTPLISVAEKDDEYDFLLLELSSFQLQGIKDFSPHIAVILNISPNHLDHHSSMEEYEAAKLGLFANQKENDWAVFNADDPAVLKGSDSFRAKKISFGTGQEKTDVYCKEDEIVFGELSFYLRNSALVGEHNKENIMAAVAVAGVLGCQRDPVQKSINEFRPLPHRMEFVLTTRGVDVYNDSKSTTPFATLRAIESLSPPIILVAGGKDKGIDYNCLKDAVASKVKALVLIGETREKMRAQLGDLAQTTCADSLKEATQNAFELSNAGDTLLFSPGCSSFDMFGSYEERGNLFKEIVRDV
- the murG gene encoding undecaprenyldiphospho-muramoylpentapeptide beta-N-acetylglucosaminyltransferase → MMRVIIAGGGTGGHVFPAISIAEEILERNSGNEVMFVGTEQGIEKMILREKGYRVEFIKSRGIVGKSFSQKVIAVISILGAMLSSLRILRDFRPDVVIGVGGYASGPTLLCASMSSIPTAVCEQNSVPGLANRILSRFVGKIFITFEESKRHLPAEKTVLTGNPIRRDLARGAAEKKARQGAWQNVFVLGGSQGARKLNEIVPQSLAKLGTRVDVTHQTGEVHIESVRETYRQFGISAEVFGFTDDMSRIYEKTDLVICRAGSGTLSEITAFGIPSILIPLASSTHDHQLKNARILESNAAAAVIEEKELSVEGLCAVIEKTLEQETLDRMAENSRKLARPHAVREIVDEIEHIIG